Proteins found in one Drosophila busckii strain San Diego stock center, stock number 13000-0081.31 chromosome 2R, ASM1175060v1, whole genome shotgun sequence genomic segment:
- the LOC108595525 gene encoding splicing factor U2AF 50 kDa subunit, with the protein MGRERKRYESVRNRQRSRSRSPHRPTRPTRSTPITFEFSKPKERKPRSHSSWDIAPPGYEHLSPAQYKLMQASGQIASRIIPDAPPTGESATIATVTRQARRLYVGNIPFSTTNVDMMEFFNEKLQLLFDASAQVGNAILSCQVNLDKNFAFLEFRSMDEATVAMSFDGILYRGQTLKIRRPHDYHPVSFGNNLEQPKARKFNVLESGAEPVVISPLVPDSPHKIYVGGLPICLEDEQVKELLVTFGQLRGFNLVKDTLTGLSKGYAFCEYADPSLTEQAIASLNGMQLGDRKLVVQRSLAGVRNVASTQLPVLQVPGLAAELNSTADDATEVLCLLNMVLAEELQDDEEYEDIRSDIKQECAKYGKVKSLKIPRQSDQKSQSGCGKIYVRFDSVDDCKRALNALSGRKFNGRIVMTSYYDLAKYKRREFR; encoded by the coding sequence ATGGGTCGTGAGCGTAAGAGATACGAATCGGTGCGTAATCGGCAGCGTTCCCGTTCGCGTTCACCACATCGTCCGACGCGTCCGACGCGTTCGACTCCCATCACCTTTGAGTTCTCCAAGCCCAAGGAGCGCAAGCCGCGCAGTCACTCCTCGTGGGACATAGCGCCGCCTGGCTATGAGCATTTGTCTCCCGCTCAGTACAAATTGATGCAGGCGAGCGGTCAAATCGCCTCCAGAATTATACCGGATGCACCGCCAACTGGGGAGTCGGCCACAATTGCCACAGTGACGCGTCAGGCGCGTCGTTTGTACGTGGGCAACATTCCATTTAGCACAACGAATGTGGACATGATGGAGTTCTTCAAtgagaagctgcagctgctgtttgacGCATCGGCACAGGTGGGCAATGCCATACTCAGCTGCCAGGTGAATCTGGACAAGAACTTTGCCTTTCTGGAGTTTCGCTCGATGGACGAGGCGACGGTTGCGATGAGCTTCGATGGCATTTTGTATCGCGGGCAGACGCTCAAGATACGGCGACCACATGATTATCATCCGGTGAGCTTTGGCAATAATCTGGAGCAGCCCAAGGCTAGAAAGTTCAATGTGCTGGAGTCTGGAGCTGAGCCTGTGGTCATTTCACCACTGGTGCCCGATTCGCCGCATAAGATTTATGTGGGCGGGCTGCCCATTTGCTTGGAGGACGAGCAAGTGAAGGAGCTGCTTGTGACCTTTGGACAGCTGCGTGGCTTCAACTTGGTCAAGGACACGCTGACGGGTCTGAGCAAGGGCTACGCCTTCTGCGAATATGCAGATCCCAGTCTCACCGAACAGGCCATTGCCAGTCTCAATGGCATGCAGCTGGGCGATCGCAAGCTCGTGGTGCAGCGCTCCTTGGCCGGCGTGCGCAATGTGGCAAGCACTCAGTTGCCGGTGCTGCAAGTTCCGGGACTTGCCGCTGAGCTCAACTCAACGGCGGATGATGCCACCGAGGTGCTTTGTCTGCTCAATATGGTGCTGGCCGAGGAGCTGCAGGATGACGAGGAGTACGAGGACATACGCAGTGACATTAAGCAGGAGTGCGCCAAGTACGGCAAGGTCAAGAGCCTCAAGATTCCGCGCCAGAGCGATCAGAAGTCTCAGTCGGGCTGTGGCAAGATCTATGTGCGCTTTGACTCTGTGGACGATTGCAAACGGGCTCTCAATGCGCTATCAGGTCGCAAGTTCAATGGCCGCATTGTCATGACCTCTTACTACGATCTGGCCAAATATAAGCGCCGAGAATTTCGttag